The genomic region GTTTTTGTGTGTAGTATGCATGCGGATATGACAAGATGACAGATGACAAGAATTGCTGTTGTGCTCACACTTCACAAACAAGGTTTCAACTAGTTCTGTAGTGTGAGCTtgcccttaaaggattagttcaatttaCTCAATtattgataatttactcaccgccatgtcattcaaaatgtttgtctgtctttttttagtcaaaaagaaattgtggttgaggaaaacattccaggattattctccatatagtggacttcaacggctaccaatgggttgaaAGTTTAAATTGCAGTtgcagtgcagcttcaaagggttctacacaatcccagatgaggaataagggtcttatctagcaaaacgatcaatcattttcttaaaaaaaataaattatatactttttaaccactaATGCTCGTCTtgcgtaatcatgttggaaagggtcacacgtgacgtaggtggaagtaccgcggtagggtgaaaaactccATTCCATTTTCTTCtcaaacttcaaaatcatcaatcattgttttaccttttttgtaaagggcgtttgACCTAGTCTTTGCACGTTTTTGTAAACACTTGTTCGGTACTTAAACCTACATCTGCATCATGCATTGACCTTTCCAACACAATTACGTAATGTATGCTGCATCGCACAGCTAGTGCAcaatgagcatttgtggttaaaaagcatATTGcgtcttatttatttatttattttttttttttttaggaactgaccgatcatttcactagactagactcttattcctcgtctgggatcgtgtagagccctttgaagctgcactgaaactgcaatttggacctttaaCCCGTTGTACCctggtgaagtccactatatggagaaaaatccataaatgttttccttaaccttaaatttcttttcaactgaagaaagacaaacatctcagatgacatggggctgagtaaattatcaagaaatttgaattctgaagtgaactaatcctttaaagactTAACTAGAGGTTTGATTGAATTTGATACCTTTGATGGTGAGGTTAAAGCAGCCCAATCTATCTCCAGACAGAGAGTCAGCACCACACTGGAGCACCACAGCACTGGGCTGGTACATCTCCATCACTTTGGCCATGATCTACAAGACATTCAAACAACACACATTCATTCATCTGCAATTTAAGATGAGCACATTTTTGGCAGTGAGGCTTTTTATGGATTGCAAAAGTTTACAAACGTACAGGTTTGAATATGGCTTCGTAGGATTCATCGTCGATACCATCCCTGAGCGGGTAATTTACAGCATAGTATTTTCCCTTCCCTGCACCAATATCctataaaagaaaataagaatatatagttacatgcatattttatcaaaaagCGTTTACTTGCAAAAACTTGCAGGGACTTACTCTGAGGTCTCCAGTACCAGGAAAATACTCTCCATATTTGTGGAAAGACACAGTCATGACACGGTCAGTTGTGTAGAAGGCTTCCTCAACTCCATCACCGTGATGAATGTCAATGTCAATGTAAAGCACTCTTTGATGGTATCTAGAAAGATTATTGAAGGCTttgagtaataaaaataaaagtttttacatAAGCTTAAACTATAAAATTCTATGAAACTTATACACACGCTACTGGTCAAAGTTTGGAATAAgagtttaatgtttttgaaaagtctcaccaaggctacatttatatgatcaaagatacagtaaaaatacaattaaaattttaaaattttctattttataaaACTTCTTGATTAGTATTATGTGGTAACGGTGATACacaatcattcaaaagtttgtggtcagttacgaaaaaaaaaacccacttaTCAATGagtattatcagtgttgaaaacatttttggttcttaatatttttgtggaaacagctCTACATTTTTCTTGATagatatcaataataataataataataataataataataataataataataataatagataactaaacaccaaatcagcatattagaatactTCCCCATCATAGGAATTAGATTTTAACAATGTTAACCAATTTTACTGAACTTTTGATCAACAATACAGTCGTGGTGAGCATAAgagcatttttcttttttagtaaCAAGCATACTTGAGCAGTTCCAGAATGGCCAGTACGATGTCGTTAACATAGCAGAATCCAGATGCCTCAGATTTCTTGGCATGATGAAGGCCACCTGCCCAGTTAATGGCAATGTCTGTCTGCTGTTTGTTGAGTTTCACAGCCCCAGCTGAGAAttattagaagaaaaaaaaaaaacatttagctgCACCAAACATAAGCAAACCTTAAGCAGACTCTGTGAGAGGAGaaaaaacaacacttaccaACAGATCCACCTGTTGAGAGCTGACAGAACTCAAATAAGCCGTCAAAGACAGGACAATCCTCCCCTACGTTAACTGTAAAGACAATAAAACACATTCACTGTACAACCAAGACATGAAAAGAAGTCCAAAGTAAAGTAACTTGTATCACAGTTAAATTTACTGCTGTCATTTAAGACTTCACAACTGATCATCTTGAGTAAAGAAAATACATCAACTCACATCTCTGCATCTGCTTGCTGTACTCAGACATGTTGTCTGGGCGGATGGAACGAAGGAACTTGATGTAGTCGTCACTGTGGTACTTGGTCATTTCTTCAGCATTGGCCTTATGAGGCCGCTAAACATGCAAACAAATGAAGAAATTGGCTTAgccaaaaaaacatgaaaaaaaaaaaatgtatataaaaagtaGTGGTGAATTTCTTACATAAATTTCCATTTTCCTATACAGCCCATAGTTGAGCAGGAGGTTATGGGTCATCCGGATTCTGTGGGGTTTCATCGGATGACCCTGGCCATAGTAGTAATTCCCAACATCTCCTgtagagaaaaaataaaaaataaaaaataaataaaaaattttgtaaataataaacagaaaattGCTCGATACTCCTGGTTTCATGGAAGACTAACAAAAAGtgttctttgaaaaaaaaaaaacattgaattaTTTCTGACATTATGGAAAAATCAATGTTTCCAATAGGCCCTGAACTAGACACAAAGCCATACTAAAGATTCAACCTGATAATTTTATCACAATCCACAACTCGATGTTCATACGTGACAATAAGGGGAGATGAGAGAAAACAACATGggaaaaacaaagacaaaactgctCCCATTACAAACTAAAGCATCATTCACACACGCTCGGAGTGATACTACAACTAGCACTGAAGACATCAATAAGGGCAACGAGCTCAATTCATATGAACTCTTACGGTCTATAGTGTAAAGCTAATTTTATCGACGCTACATGCGGGAGATAAAGAATAAATGTGGTGAAGTGTATGCGATATACTGCACTTGCAAAAAGAGTGTGAATTTTGCTGGTGTTAGCTCCATGCTGTGGACTTGCTGCTAACAGTGAATAAGAACAACAGGATGAAGAGCAGCTAGCACGCTAAGCTAACACTAGCATTAGCACCGTGCTGCTAAACCCGGCTAACAATTAAGCAGCACTCAAAGGAACTTAGGCATTATGCAGAATTATTCCGGAGCAGGCACCGCGTTTCATTTCTCTAAGAATAAAAGCTCGATATTTCACCGGGAAAAATGCAATTCTTACCGTCATAATAATAGCAAACTTTCTTCTTTGTTCCTTGAGAACTCAGCGCCATTTTACCCTCCAATTACAGCCTGCGCCTACCGGGCTTTCTGCGCACTGAGGAACTTCAATAGCAACTTGTCTCGGGTAGCTTTGAGCCAATCACAGTTCAAATTCCATCACGGAGGGCGTGAGTCTCTCGTTTTTCCGCCAATCATTTCACTTGCTGTCTTAATCAAGTATTTAGGTCTAGTTCCATTTACTCCACAGCTGTTTAAACGTCTGCTCTTATGCATATAGAATGAAAATATAACAATCACGGAATAATTTTGATAGTTTATTTATTACAATCAGTTCTAATTGgtttatttacaactttttcTTCCCTAGTTATTAACTCATAAACGATAGCAATTAAGGATGCAAGTACTCAAAACCCTTTTCCTCAGCAATGGTGGATGAAAAATGATCTACTAGCAGTTTTAAATAGACTACTTACAAATTATAGTTcattactgattacaaattacatAATGAAAATTGTAGTTGGTAATATTTAGGTAATGTAGGCCTATTCTGACAACTTTTTGATTGCTTTTAGATAAAAAATAACAGGATACAATTATTTTGtaccatattgatataaaatAATGAAGTGAAAGAAAAAAGATTCCATTATTCTTTGTTTTCAACAACATTAAGTGCATTAAACATTACATGTCAGGGGTTTGTGAAAGAAGGAGGTTCCTGagttgatgaaaaaaaaaataggctaatattttttttattaaatcatataaataaaaattaattgggttaatcaaattaatcaaaaaataaaacatctgaacactaaaatatttagtgtcttttaataaatatcagcGAGCTGTGAACATGCAAATGTATTgataaattattgaaattttaaCTTATCTCAAATGCACTTTTTGAGACTtcagaaataaatatttgaggTCAAATAGGTTTGGCTCACAAAATAATTTTGCATcacattaacaaatattaataacagtGATAAAACACATCCAAAGTCTTCaaggtttgattttttttttttttttttccagagacTTCCAGAATCAATAATTAGTGAAGATCACTATAATTAAGACATAATGTTTCACAGTTATTCACAGTGTTTAACTTATTAGTTTCATATATGCAAATGATTGAATGGTGCTTTTGTCCCCAAATTCAGAAGCATGGattgtaaatgtataaaaaaatatatgaaggGCATTTTCTCCATTGATGCAGATGACCACAGACACAATGTTTGCATTTATGGGAGACTTTCTAGAATTATGAATGGGCAATTTTGACTTACAGATGCACATGGATGTGTGGTAAACAGTTTAAAAAGATATCACAAAAATGAATTTGTGTATTCTTTAAGAAATTCACAAAACCAAAACTAACTTTGCTATGCTAATGGAGTCTGTATGGCATGCATGTGTAGATTACACAGGCCTAAATGACGTTTTGTGTCATTTTGTGCActttaatgtgtttgaaagacaAAAACCTATTCCTACTATATTCCAATAGCAGGAATACACAGTTAAATGACTCACTGATAATTCAAATAATTGAAATGAATAAATTTGTGTGAATAATATGCAATCACgtaatcaataaaaaagtaactataaTCTGaatagcattttaaaatgtagagcAGGCTAATATTTTTCCAAAAATCCATTACATATAATCAGTTCCTACCCAGCACCGTCTACCACTATATCTGAGTATAACTACCATCCTCACATTCCACCAAGCTGCTATCAGATATAATGCCTTCTTTCCCCATAATTCCTGCGGTATATTCCTGCATATTCTCTATTCTGCCAGATGATGTTTAGGCCTATAAACATATGAACTTATTAACACAGAAAATTAACTTATTAACACAGAAAAGGAAgatatagaaataaaaagtgCCAAAAAGGAAGAAGAGCAatggtttaatgttttaatcCAATGCTTAAATTTGACCGCTTGACACAATTCAAAGAGATTGTGCTTTAACACACATATAACAGGAGTGTTTGTTCAATCAGAATGGAGATGCAATAAAACAGCCTGTTTCAGAAACCCAACACTAAGTGCAATAATTATTTCTAAACATTTGCACTTCTTAGTCCATAGGTTACTATGAAACTAGTTGCAAATGGGAGTGCAATACTTCAATCCAACACACGGTGGCGCCATAAGTTTATATTTGATTCCCCAATCCCCAGCGATAAATCTGTTGCCATTACCATAAAGAGACAGACggggaaaatataaaataaataaataatgcgtatatgtatattttatttacaatgtgACGGTTACTCATCCAAGGACGGGAAAGGAGAAAAATAGTACAGTAAGCAATTATCTCATGAATTTACATGCTTAAATTTGTAAATGAATCTGTCTATCATCACATCCTCACAGAAATCTTCCACAAGCCAGTGGCTAATTCACTCAGCTAATTTGGGCACCAATAATTATCGAAAACTGTAGTTCTTATGTCAATGAACCGTGATTGAAATGTGAAGCATAATCGTGTAATGCAATACAAAAGACTATTGATTATTTAATTCAATAATTTGACTAAACTGTGAGATTTGCTCATTTTTGAAGGGAATTAGGCTTTCACAGAGTTACCTCAGTCGTTCATCAAGgcatttttattgattttacatATACTGTATTTAAACAAGGCCACATTACTGATTATGGTGTGTGGCTAGTCATAAATATGCGATGGTCAGTATGATTCAGTATGAAAGTTTTCTATTTTCCCAAGTGGATTAATTTTACACGTCTGAATGTAGATAAAGTGGCTCATGAGTGACTTTTGTAAAACGTGAATATGTTATTTGGGGCTTTACCTTGGAAAATAGCCACTGTGAAGAAGGACAAACACAAAGTGAACATCTGTAGGTAACCAACATTTATTTACCATTATCAACTTTACAATAAAACCAGTAACATCTTTAAACATTAGCAAAATAAAGAACAAAACTGGTCAAATGTATTTACAGAGACCAAAAAGCAGATCAAGGCTCACATTTAACACATAACAACTCTGCTTCTTTTAAAACTTCAAATGTGAACATAGCAAgctcaaatgtgtttttatttagttttttttgtttttttaaagccaagatgaaaattaaaatgcgATTTCAAACAAACGAGACAAAGCCTTCTGGATATTTAAAATGGTTCTCTATACACCACAAAATACTTAAATTTGGGTTAAAATATAGGAATGTAGAAAGTTGGCAAGTCTTTTTCGATTTCctttttttaacagtcattATATGTGGTGATGTTTATCTTGCACAATTCATCAGTATAGTCGCATCTATTCGGTGGTGGGCTTGAAAGATGCTCCTCCTTGATCCCATCCTCAACTCACTCTTGCACTGACATCCTGCTTCCAAAAGGTTTCGGCTTTCGCTCGGAATTCCAGATCTTTGAGCCATAATCAGGGAAGTGAACTAGTGAATCTAGTCTGTCATTTGTTTTTAATCTTGAAGAAAGTGGCACGAGGAGTCTTTTTTTCAcatacatgtgtatatatacatatacatatatccatgtatatatacatatgtatacatatacacatatatataaatatatattttttcttggaAAAACAGTTCACAAAGTCCTTTGTGAAG from Chanodichthys erythropterus isolate Z2021 chromosome 15, ASM2448905v1, whole genome shotgun sequence harbors:
- the hdac1 gene encoding histone deacetylase 1 isoform X1, which translates into the protein MALSSQGTKKKVCYYYDGDVGNYYYGQGHPMKPHRIRMTHNLLLNYGLYRKMEIYRPHKANAEEMTKYHSDDYIKFLRSIRPDNMSEYSKQMQRFNVGEDCPVFDGLFEFCQLSTGGSVAGAVKLNKQQTDIAINWAGGLHHAKKSEASGFCYVNDIVLAILELLKYHQRVLYIDIDIHHGDGVEEAFYTTDRVMTVSFHKYGEYFPGTGDLRDIGAGKGKYYAVNYPLRDGIDDESYEAIFKPIMAKVMEMYQPSAVVLQCGADSLSGDRLGCFNLTIKGHAKCVEYMKSFNLPLLMLGGGGYTIRNVARCWTYETAVALDSTIPNELPYNDYFEYFGPDFKLHISPSNMTNQNTNDYLEKIKQRLFENLRMLPHAPGVQMQAIPEDAVQEDSGDEEDDPDKRISIRAHDKRIACDEEFSDSEDEGQGGRRNAANYKKPKRVKTEEEKDGEEKKGEPTDVKEEEKASEEKMDTKGPKEELKTV
- the hdac1 gene encoding histone deacetylase 1 isoform X2: MALSSQGTKKKVCYYYDGDVGNYYYGQGHPMKPHRIRMTHNLLLNYGLYRKMEIYRPHKANAEEMTKYHSDDYIKFLRSIRPDNMSEYSKQMQRFNVGEDCPVFDGLFEFCQLSTGGSVAGAVKLNKQQTDIAINWAGGLHHAKKSEASGFCYVNDIVLAILELLKYHQRVLYIDIDIHHGDGVEEAFYTTDRVMTVSFHKYGEYFPGTGDLRDIGAGKGKYYAVNYPLRDGIDDESYEAIFKPIMAKVMEMYQPSAVVLQCGADSLSGDRLGCFNLTIKGHAKCVEYMKSFNLPLLMLGGGGYTIRNVARCWTYETAVALDSTIPNELPYNDYFEYFGPDFKLHISPSNMTNQNTNDYLEKIKQRLFENLRMLPHAPGVQMQAIPEDAVQEDSGDEEDDPDKRISIRAHDKRIACDEEFSDSEDEGQGGRRNAANYKKPKRVKTEEEKDGEEKKDVKEEEKASEEKMDTKGPKEELKTV